One window of uncultured Methanoregula sp. genomic DNA carries:
- a CDS encoding pyruvate/oxaloacetate carboxyltransferase, with product MRTASPHKVLITDTTLRDAHQSLIATRLRTEDMIPLAREIDQCGFFSVEAWGGATFDTCIRFLNDDPWDRLRALKGELKHTPIQMLLRGQNLVGYRHYPDDVVDKFIAASHKNGVDIFRVFDALNDIRNMKRSMEKVKAAGAHLQSTISYTTSPVHSTRSFIEMAKELYSLESDSICIKDMAGLIMPEATRELITGIKDAVDIKVCLHSHSTSGIAPMSYQAAIEAGVDILDTAMSPFSMGTSQPPTESIVASLIGTPRETGIDLIKLREVRNICMQIREKYAGLVNPISERVDSDVLIYQLPGGMISNTVSQLQEQDALNRWDEVLMEIPRVRKDLGYPPLVTPTSQIVGTQAVLNVLVNGERYRNVTKEVKDYVRGLYGKSPAPVSDEIRHLIIGDERVITERPADLLEPAYEKLKKEAIAAGLVKKEEDVLTYILYPAIAPSFLKGERVLEEIPKKQAIAKSQPEVPSQMEVEVDGEVFSVRIVSVGGSQVAVTSVSAPQKAPRGDIVGGIKSNMQGMVLQVLVNRGAVVKKGDTLVVLEAMKMENPIHSPVDGKVTEIFVDAGDVVQNGDVLLVVQ from the coding sequence ATGCGCACTGCCTCTCCTCATAAAGTTCTGATTACCGATACAACACTACGGGATGCCCATCAGTCGCTCATCGCAACACGGCTGCGGACTGAGGACATGATCCCACTCGCGCGGGAAATTGACCAGTGTGGTTTTTTTTCCGTTGAAGCATGGGGCGGCGCTACCTTTGATACCTGCATTCGGTTTTTGAACGACGATCCCTGGGACCGTCTTCGTGCACTCAAAGGAGAACTGAAACACACCCCGATCCAGATGCTCCTCCGCGGGCAGAACCTTGTCGGTTACCGGCACTATCCGGACGACGTGGTCGATAAGTTCATCGCAGCTTCGCATAAAAACGGCGTCGACATATTCCGGGTTTTCGATGCCCTGAATGATATACGGAATATGAAGCGGTCGATGGAAAAGGTCAAGGCGGCCGGGGCTCACCTCCAGAGCACCATATCCTATACCACGAGCCCCGTCCACAGCACCCGGTCCTTTATCGAAATGGCTAAAGAGCTCTACAGCCTTGAGAGCGATTCCATCTGCATCAAGGATATGGCGGGCCTGATCATGCCCGAAGCAACCCGTGAACTGATCACCGGGATCAAGGACGCGGTTGACATCAAGGTCTGCCTGCACAGCCACTCCACGAGCGGGATTGCTCCCATGAGTTACCAGGCTGCAATCGAAGCGGGTGTCGATATCCTCGATACCGCCATGTCCCCATTCTCCATGGGAACTTCCCAGCCCCCGACCGAAAGCATTGTTGCCTCCCTGATCGGGACACCAAGGGAGACCGGTATTGACCTCATCAAGCTCCGGGAAGTACGGAACATCTGCATGCAGATCCGGGAGAAATATGCGGGACTGGTGAACCCGATTTCCGAGCGGGTGGACAGCGATGTACTGATTTACCAGCTCCCGGGCGGCATGATCTCCAATACCGTATCGCAGCTGCAGGAGCAGGATGCCCTGAACCGGTGGGACGAAGTCCTTATGGAGATCCCAAGGGTCCGAAAAGATCTCGGCTATCCGCCACTGGTCACTCCGACCAGCCAGATTGTCGGGACGCAGGCTGTCCTCAATGTTCTCGTGAACGGGGAACGCTACCGCAATGTAACAAAAGAAGTCAAGGATTATGTCCGCGGGTTGTACGGCAAGTCCCCGGCCCCGGTCAGCGATGAGATCCGTCACCTCATTATCGGGGACGAGAGGGTTATTACCGAGCGACCTGCCGACCTGCTCGAACCTGCCTACGAGAAGCTGAAGAAAGAGGCGATCGCGGCCGGCCTGGTAAAGAAGGAAGAGGATGTCCTCACCTATATCCTGTACCCGGCAATCGCACCCTCGTTCCTCAAAGGCGAGCGCGTTCTGGAAGAGATCCCAAAGAAACAGGCCATTGCAAAATCCCAGCCCGAGGTTCCCAGCCAGATGGAAGTGGAAGTGGACGGCGAGGTCTTTTCCGTCAGGATTGTATCGGTTGGCGGAAGCCAGGTTGCCGTGACCAGTGTTTCAGCACCGCAGAAAGCCCCGCGGGGAGACATTGTCGGGGGCATCAAGAGCAACATGCAGGGAATGGTGCTGCAGGTGCTGGTGAACCGGGGCGCAGTGGTAAAGAAAGGGGATACACTGGTTGTCCTTGAAGCAATGAAGATGGAGAACCCGATCCACAGTCCGGTTGACGGCAAAGTCACGGAGATCTTTGTTGATGCCGGCGATGTCGTCCAGAACGGCGATGTCCTGCTGGTGGTGCAATGA